In a genomic window of Streptococcus mitis NCTC 12261:
- a CDS encoding DUF1797 family protein has protein sequence MESHLVRIINRLEAMTKDGGNLKRNFEREGVVVAEVAYSHDEENGSIFTLRDVEARETYTFDSIDLIAMEIYELLY, from the coding sequence ATGGAATCACATTTGGTTAGAATCATCAACCGCCTTGAAGCAATGACAAAAGACGGTGGAAATTTAAAACGTAATTTTGAACGCGAAGGAGTTGTTGTTGCAGAAGTTGCATACAGCCACGACGAAGAAAACGGCTCAATCTTTACCCTTCGTGATGTCGAAGCTCGCGAAACTTATACGTTTGACAGCATTGACTTGATTGCAATGGAGATTTACGAACTCCTTTACTAA
- a CDS encoding amino acid ABC transporter permease — protein MNFSFLPKYLPYFNYGAVVTVLISICVVFFGTILGVVLAFGQRSKFKPLVWLANLYVWIFRGTPMMVQIMIAFALMHINAPTIQVGILGVDLSRLIPGILIISMNSGAYVSETVRAGINAVPKGQLEAAYSLGIRPKNAMRYVILPQAIKNILPALGNEFITIIKDSSLLSAIGVMELWNGATTVSTTTYLPLTPLLFAAFYYLIMTSILTVALKAFEKRMGQGDKK, from the coding sequence ATGAATTTTTCTTTTTTACCTAAGTATTTACCTTATTTTAACTATGGGGCTGTCGTGACGGTTCTCATTTCTATCTGTGTTGTCTTTTTTGGGACTATTTTGGGTGTTGTCTTGGCTTTTGGGCAACGTTCAAAGTTTAAACCGCTTGTTTGGCTCGCCAACTTGTACGTTTGGATTTTCCGCGGGACACCGATGATGGTTCAGATTATGATTGCCTTTGCCCTTATGCACATCAATGCTCCGACTATTCAGGTTGGAATTTTGGGTGTTGATCTTTCTCGTCTGATTCCAGGGATTTTGATTATCTCTATGAACAGTGGTGCCTATGTTTCTGAGACTGTTCGTGCTGGGATTAATGCGGTTCCAAAAGGTCAGTTAGAGGCGGCCTATTCTTTAGGGATTCGTCCTAAAAACGCTATGCGCTATGTGATTTTGCCACAAGCAATCAAAAATATCTTACCAGCATTGGGGAACGAATTTATCACTATTATCAAGGATAGTTCCCTCTTATCAGCTATTGGTGTTATGGAGTTGTGGAACGGGGCTACAACAGTTTCTACAACAACCTATCTACCTTTAACACCACTTTTATTTGCAGCCTTTTACTACTTGATTATGACCTCTATTTTGACAGTAGCCTTGAAAGCTTTTGAAAAACGTATGGGACAAGGAGATAAGAAATAA
- a CDS encoding NUDIX hydrolase has protein sequence MANPTFGEKKANTDYVSRYGVYAVIPDAEQKQIVLVQAPNGAWFLPGGEIEAGENHQEALKRELIEELGFTAEIGAYYGQADEYFYSRHRDTYYYNPAYLYEATSFKEVQKPLEDFNHIAWFPIDEAIENLKRGSHKWAIQSWKKHHKID, from the coding sequence ATGGCAAACCCAACTTTCGGAGAAAAAAAAGCGAATACAGACTATGTTTCACGCTATGGCGTATATGCAGTTATACCTGATGCTGAACAAAAACAAATTGTTCTTGTTCAAGCACCCAATGGCGCTTGGTTCCTACCAGGTGGCGAAATTGAAGCTGGTGAGAACCATCAGGAAGCCCTAAAACGTGAATTGATTGAAGAGCTTGGCTTCACAGCTGAAATTGGTGCCTATTACGGACAAGCTGACGAATATTTCTACTCTCGTCATCGTGACACCTACTACTACAATCCTGCCTACCTCTATGAAGCAACTTCTTTCAAAGAAGTGCAAAAGCCACTAGAAGACTTTAATCATATTGCCTGGTTCCCTATTGACGAGGCTATTGAAAATCTCAAACGTGGTAGCCATAAATGGGCCATCCAATCTTGGAAAAAACATCATAAGATTGACTAA
- a CDS encoding amino acid ABC transporter ATP-binding protein translates to MTETLIKIENLHKSFGKNEVLKGINLEIKRGEVVVIIGPSGSGKSTLLRSMNLLEEATKGKVIFEGVDITDKKNDLFAMREKMGMVFQQFNLFPNMTVMENITLSPIKTKGESKAVAEKRAQELLEKVGLPDKADAYPQSLSGGQQQRIAIARGLAMEPDVLLFDEPTSALDPEMVGEVLAVMQDLAKSGMTMVIVTHEMGFAREVADRVIFMADGVVVEDGTPEQIFEQTQEQRTKDFLSKVL, encoded by the coding sequence ATGACAGAAACCTTGATAAAAATTGAAAATTTACATAAATCATTTGGAAAGAATGAAGTATTGAAGGGCATCAACCTCGAGATTAAAAGAGGAGAAGTTGTCGTTATCATCGGTCCTTCAGGGAGCGGGAAATCTACCTTGCTTCGCTCTATGAATTTGTTAGAAGAAGCGACCAAAGGGAAGGTTATCTTTGAGGGAGTCGATATTACGGACAAGAAGAATGACCTCTTTGCCATGCGTGAGAAGATGGGCATGGTTTTCCAACAATTTAACCTCTTTCCTAATATGACTGTGATGGAAAATATCACCTTGTCACCTATCAAGACTAAAGGTGAAAGCAAGGCAGTTGCTGAGAAGAGAGCCCAAGAGTTGTTGGAAAAAGTTGGCTTACCAGATAAGGCAGATGCTTACCCACAGAGTTTGTCAGGTGGCCAGCAACAACGAATTGCTATTGCGCGTGGGTTGGCCATGGAACCGGATGTTTTGCTCTTTGACGAGCCAACTTCAGCCCTGGACCCTGAAATGGTAGGTGAGGTGTTGGCTGTTATGCAAGACTTAGCCAAGTCAGGAATGACCATGGTTATCGTAACACATGAAATGGGATTTGCTCGTGAGGTGGCAGACCGTGTCATCTTTATGGCAGATGGTGTGGTTGTTGAAGATGGAACACCTGAACAGATTTTTGAACAAACCCAAGAACAACGGACTAAAGACTTCTTGAGTAAGGTTTTATAA
- a CDS encoding NAD(P)H-hydrate dehydratase, whose product MRVIEQALLEKVIIERSRTSHKGNYGRLLLLGGTYPYGGAIIMAALAAVKSGAGLVTVGTDRENIPALHSHLPEAMAFSLQDQQLLQEQLEKAEVVLLGPGLRDDVFGEDLVKQVFASLRQNQILIVDGGALTILARTSLSFPSNQLILTPHQKEWEKLSGIAIENQSEAATASALTSFPQGTILVEKSSATRIWQVGQSDYYQLQVGGPYQATGGMGDTLAGMIAGFVGQFRQASLYERVAVATHLHSAIAQELSQEHYVVLPTEISSHLLKIMKKISQKGT is encoded by the coding sequence ATGAGAGTGATTGAGCAAGCATTATTAGAAAAAGTCATTATTGAACGTTCTCGTACAAGTCATAAAGGAAATTACGGTCGTCTGCTGTTGCTGGGTGGGACCTATCCTTATGGTGGTGCTATTATCATGGCTGCTTTGGCAGCTGTAAAAAGCGGTGCAGGATTGGTGACCGTTGGAACGGATAGGGAAAATATCCCTGCTCTGCACAGCCATTTACCTGAGGCTATGGCCTTTTCTCTGCAAGACCAGCAATTGTTACAAGAGCAATTGGAGAAGGCAGAAGTTGTCTTGCTGGGGCCTGGTTTACGAGATGATGTTTTTGGAGAAGATTTAGTAAAACAGGTCTTTGCTAGCTTAAGACAGAATCAGATTTTGATTGTAGATGGAGGTGCTTTGACTATTCTTGCTAGGACAAGTTTGTCATTTCCGTCTAACCAGCTTATCCTAACTCCCCACCAAAAAGAATGGGAAAAGCTGTCTGGTATTGCTATTGAAAATCAAAGCGAAGCTGCAACGGCTAGTGCCCTGACTTCCTTCCCTCAAGGAACGATTTTAGTTGAAAAAAGTTCAGCTACTCGTATTTGGCAAGTTGGCCAATCTGATTATTACCAGTTACAGGTTGGTGGTCCCTATCAGGCGACTGGGGGAATGGGAGATACTCTGGCTGGGATGATTGCAGGATTTGTAGGCCAATTTCGACAGGCCAGTCTCTACGAACGTGTGGCAGTAGCAACCCATCTTCATTCAGCCATAGCCCAAGAACTATCTCAAGAACATTATGTGGTCTTGCCGACGGAAATCAGTAGTCATCTTCTCAAAATAATGAAAAAAATATCTCAAAAAGGCACCTGA
- a CDS encoding GNAT family N-acetyltransferase, with protein MGDIIYREARIEEYEKIGKLLAKSFLDYPFLTIIIDGLKKADSYPSFVETLQILLTRVYIKKGNCLIAEQDGELLAVALLQQKDFCILSYLRNGGTKIFRYIRPRNLFKYFDFVKRSKKHLEQSGEFDWYLMALAVNTVNKGQGIGSTFLTQGIEPYVKSKGCKYLGLITSTANNASFYEKNDYVLLDYMDLEYGSKSIGNWAFLKTIKQ; from the coding sequence ATGGGAGACATAATATATAGAGAGGCAAGAATTGAGGAGTACGAAAAAATTGGAAAACTATTAGCCAAGTCCTTTCTTGACTATCCTTTTTTAACGATAATAATTGATGGTTTAAAGAAAGCTGATTCCTATCCTTCTTTCGTAGAAACATTGCAAATTCTGCTTACTAGAGTCTATATTAAAAAAGGAAACTGTTTAATTGCTGAACAAGATGGAGAATTACTAGCAGTTGCCCTTTTGCAACAAAAGGATTTCTGTATACTATCCTATCTACGAAATGGCGGAACAAAAATTTTTCGCTACATTCGACCACGTAATCTTTTTAAATACTTTGACTTTGTAAAACGTTCCAAAAAGCACTTAGAACAATCAGGTGAGTTTGATTGGTATTTGATGGCTTTAGCTGTCAATACAGTAAATAAAGGCCAGGGAATAGGCAGTACTTTTCTGACACAAGGAATTGAACCCTATGTCAAATCAAAAGGCTGTAAGTACTTGGGCCTCATTACAAGCACAGCAAACAATGCCTCTTTCTATGAAAAAAATGATTATGTATTACTGGACTATATGGACTTAGAATACGGATCAAAATCAATTGGTAACTGGGCATTTTTAAAAACAATTAAGCAATAA
- a CDS encoding DUF1827 family protein encodes MKLINTTNSHSQLVKSQLESTDATLVEVYSAGNTDVIFTQAPLHYEILISNKHRAIREPEIEAIQEFFLKRKIDKDSIDEANIKTLYSEKLIGISIPTK; translated from the coding sequence ATGAAGCTAATCAATACGACAAACTCACACTCGCAACTTGTAAAAAGCCAGCTAGAAAGTACAGATGCAACCCTTGTTGAGGTCTATTCTGCAGGGAATACTGATGTTATTTTTACCCAAGCTCCGCTTCACTATGAAATCCTCATCTCAAACAAACACCGTGCTATTCGCGAACCTGAAATCGAAGCTATTCAAGAGTTTTTCTTGAAACGTAAAATTGATAAGGATTCTATTGATGAGGCCAATATCAAAACCCTCTATTCAGAAAAATTAATTGGAATTTCGATTCCAACCAAATAA
- the rpiA gene encoding ribose-5-phosphate isomerase RpiA, with amino-acid sequence MENLKKMAGIKAAEFVKDGMVVGLGTGSTAYYFVEEIGRRIKEEGLQITAVTTSSVTSKQAEGLNIPLKSIDQVDVVDVTVDGADEVDSRFNGIKGGGGALLMEKVVATPSKEYIWVVDESKLVEKLGAFKLPVEVVQYGAEQVFRRFERAGYKPSFREKDGQRFVTDMQNFIIDLALDVIEDPIAFGQELDHIVGVVEHGLFNQMVDKVIVAGRDGVQILTSTKAN; translated from the coding sequence GTGGAAAATCTGAAAAAAATGGCAGGTATCAAGGCTGCTGAGTTTGTCAAGGATGGAATGGTAGTCGGACTAGGAACGGGGTCTACTGCCTATTATTTTGTAGAAGAAATTGGTCGTCGGATTAAGGAAGAAGGGTTACAGATTACAGCTGTAACGACTTCTAGTGTGACTAGTAAACAGGCTGAAGGGCTTAATATCCCGCTCAAGTCTATTGACCAAGTAGATGTTGTCGATGTGACGGTTGATGGAGCGGATGAAGTGGATAGCCGGTTTAACGGAATCAAAGGCGGTGGTGGTGCCCTTCTGATGGAGAAGGTTGTAGCAACGCCCTCAAAAGAATATATTTGGGTAGTGGATGAAAGCAAGCTAGTCGAGAAACTGGGTGCTTTTAAATTGCCAGTAGAAGTGGTTCAGTATGGCGCAGAACAGGTCTTTCGTCGTTTTGAACGAGCTGGCTACAAACCAAGTTTCCGTGAAAAAGATGGCCAACGTTTTGTGACCGATATGCAGAACTTTATCATTGACCTTGCCTTGGATGTCATTGAAGATCCAATTGCCTTCGGGCAAGAATTGGACCATATCGTTGGTGTTGTAGAGCACGGCTTATTCAACCAAATGGTGGATAAGGTCATCGTTGCTGGACGAGATGGGGTTCAGATTTTAACTTCAACAAAAGCAAACTAA
- a CDS encoding ISL3 family transposase — MEPLHFIIKLLDIKDPNVQIMDVVNRDTHKEIIAKLDYEAPSCPECGSQMKKYDFQKPSKIPYLETTGMPTKILLKKRRFKCYHCSKMMVSQTSLVEKNHQIPRIINQKIAQKLIEKTSMTDIAHQLAISTSTVIRKLNDFRFKHDFSRLPEIMSWDEYAFTKGKMSFIAQDFDNLNIITVLEGRTQAIIRNHFLRYERAVRCQVKIITMDMFSPYYALAKQLFPCAKIVLDRFHIVQHLSRAMSRVRVQIMNQFERKSHEYKAIKRYWKLIQQDSRKLSDKRFYRPTFRMHLTNKEILDKLLSYSEDLKHHYNLYQLLLFHFQNKEPDKFFGLIEDNLKQVHPLFQTVFKTFLKDKEKIVNALQLPYSNAKLEATNNLIKLIKRNAFGFRNFENFKKRIFIALNIKKERTKCVLSQS; from the coding sequence ATGGAACCATTACATTTTATCATAAAACTGCTCGATATCAAAGACCCTAATGTCCAAATTATGGATGTTGTTAATAGAGATACCCACAAGGAAATCATCGCTAAACTGGATTATGAGGCCCCATCTTGTCCTGAATGTGGAAGTCAAATGAAGAAATATGACTTCCAAAAACCATCGAAAATTCCTTACCTTGAAACAACTGGTATGCCTACCAAAATCCTCCTTAAAAAGCGTCGTTTCAAGTGCTATCATTGCTCTAAAATGATGGTCTCACAGACCTCTCTCGTCGAGAAAAATCACCAAATTCCTCGTATTATCAACCAAAAAATTGCGCAAAAATTGATTGAAAAAACTTCTATGACCGATATCGCTCATCAACTAGCTATTTCAACTTCAACTGTCATTCGCAAGCTTAATGACTTCCGTTTTAAGCATGATTTTTCTCGTCTTCCAGAGATTATGTCTTGGGACGAGTATGCCTTTACCAAGGGAAAGATGAGTTTCATTGCACAAGATTTTGATAATCTCAACATCATCACTGTTCTTGAAGGCAGAACACAGGCTATCATACGAAATCACTTTCTGCGCTACGAGCGAGCTGTTCGTTGTCAGGTGAAAATCATTACGATGGATATGTTTAGTCCTTATTATGCCTTGGCTAAACAGCTTTTTCCATGTGCTAAAATCGTTCTAGATCGATTTCACATTGTACAACACTTAAGCCGTGCTATGAGTCGTGTTCGTGTCCAAATCATGAATCAATTTGAGCGAAAATCCCATGAATACAAAGCCATCAAGCGCTACTGGAAGCTCATACAGCAGGATAGTCGTAAACTCAGTGATAAACGTTTTTATCGCCCTACTTTTCGCATGCACTTAACAAATAAAGAAATTCTAGACAAGCTTTTGAGCTATTCAGAAGACTTGAAACACCACTACAATCTCTATCAACTCTTGCTTTTTCACTTTCAGAACAAGGAACCTGACAAATTCTTCGGACTTATTGAGGACAATCTTAAGCAGGTTCATCCTCTTTTTCAGACTGTCTTTAAAACCTTTCTCAAGGATAAAGAGAAAATCGTCAATGCCCTTCAACTACCCTATTCCAACGCCAAATTGGAAGCGACCAATAATCTCATCAAACTTATCAAGCGAAATGCCTTTGGTTTTCGGAACTTTGAAAACTTCAAAAAACGAATTTTTATCGCTCTCAATATCAAAAAAGAAAGGACGAAATGTGTCCTTTCTCAATCTTAG
- a CDS encoding ATP-dependent Clp protease ATP-binding subunit, whose translation MLCQNCKINDSTIHLYTNLNGKQKQIDLCQNCYKIIKTDPNNSLFKGITDLNNRDFDPFGDFFNDLNNFRPSNNTPPTPPTQSGGGYGGNGGYGSQNRGPAQTPPPSQEKGLLEEFGINVTEIARRGDIDPVIGRDDEIIRVIEILNRRTKNNPVLIGEPGVGKTAVVEGLAQKIVDGDVPHKLQGKQVIRLDVVSLVQGTGIRGQFEERMQKLMEEIRKREDIILFIDEIHEIVGAGSAGDGNMDAGNILKPALARGELQLVGATTLNEYRIIEKDAALERRMQPVKVDEPTVEETITILKGIQKKYEDYHHVQYTDAAIEAAATLSNRYIQDRFLPDKAIDLLDEAGSKMNLTLNFVDPKVIDQRLIEAENLKSQATREEDFEKAAYFRDQIAKYKEMQKKKVTDQDTPIISEKTIEHIIEQKTNIPVGDLKEKEQSQLIHLAEDLKSHVIGQDDAVDKIAKAIRRNRVGLGTPNRPIGSFLFVGPTGVGKTELSKQLAIELFGSADSMIRFDMSEYMEKHSVAKLVGAPPGYVGYDEAGQLTEKVRRNPYSLILLDEVEKAHPDVMHMFLQVLDDGRLTDGQGRTVSFKDAIIIMTSNAGTGKAEASVGFGAAREGRTNSVLGELGNFFSPEFMNRFDGIIEFKALSKDNLLQIVELMLADVNKRLSSNNIHLDVTDKVKEKLVDLGYDPKMGARPLRRTIQDYIEDAITDYYLENPSEKDLKAVMTSKGNIQIKSAKKAEVKTSEKEV comes from the coding sequence ATGCTTTGTCAAAACTGTAAAATCAATGACTCAACGATTCATCTTTATACCAATCTCAATGGAAAGCAAAAACAAATTGACCTCTGTCAAAACTGCTATAAGATTATCAAGACAGATCCTAACAATAGCCTCTTTAAAGGTATTACGGATCTGAACAATCGTGACTTTGATCCCTTTGGTGATTTCTTCAATGACCTAAACAATTTCAGGCCTTCTAACAATACTCCTCCGACTCCCCCAACCCAATCAGGTGGAGGTTACGGTGGAAATGGCGGTTATGGTTCCCAAAATCGTGGACCTGCTCAAACTCCTCCACCAAGCCAAGAAAAAGGCCTACTGGAAGAATTTGGTATCAACGTAACTGAAATTGCCCGTCGTGGAGATATTGACCCCGTTATTGGGCGCGACGATGAGATTATCCGTGTCATAGAAATTCTCAATCGCAGAACCAAGAATAATCCTGTTCTTATCGGTGAACCAGGTGTCGGAAAAACTGCCGTTGTCGAAGGTCTAGCTCAGAAAATAGTTGATGGAGATGTTCCCCATAAACTACAAGGAAAACAAGTCATCCGTCTGGATGTGGTTAGCTTAGTTCAAGGAACGGGTATCCGTGGACAATTTGAAGAACGCATGCAAAAACTCATGGAAGAAATTCGCAAACGTGAGGACATCATCCTCTTTATCGATGAAATCCATGAAATTGTCGGTGCTGGTTCTGCGGGCGATGGCAATATGGATGCAGGAAATATCCTCAAGCCCGCCCTTGCTCGTGGAGAGCTGCAATTGGTCGGTGCTACTACCCTCAATGAATACCGTATCATTGAAAAAGATGCAGCCCTAGAGCGTCGTATGCAACCTGTTAAAGTGGATGAACCAACAGTGGAGGAAACAATTACTATCCTCAAAGGCATTCAAAAGAAATACGAAGACTACCACCACGTTCAGTATACCGATGCTGCAATTGAAGCAGCTGCAACTCTGTCCAATCGCTACATCCAAGATCGCTTCTTGCCTGACAAGGCCATTGACCTCCTAGATGAAGCTGGTTCTAAGATGAACTTGACCTTGAATTTTGTGGATCCTAAAGTAATCGATCAGCGCTTGATTGAGGCTGAAAATCTTAAATCTCAAGCTACACGAGAAGAAGATTTTGAGAAGGCCGCCTACTTCCGTGACCAGATTGCCAAGTATAAGGAAATGCAAAAGAAAAAGGTCACAGACCAAGATACTCCTATCATTAGTGAGAAAACCATTGAGCACATTATCGAGCAGAAAACCAATATTCCTGTTGGTGATTTAAAAGAGAAAGAACAATCTCAACTCATCCATCTAGCCGAAGACCTCAAGTCTCATGTTATTGGACAAGATGATGCTGTCGATAAGATTGCCAAGGCTATTCGCCGTAATCGTGTCGGTCTCGGTACCCCTAACCGCCCAATCGGAAGTTTCCTTTTCGTTGGGCCAACTGGAGTCGGTAAGACAGAACTTTCCAAACAATTAGCTATCGAACTCTTTGGTTCTGCTGACAGCATGATTCGCTTTGATATGAGTGAATATATGGAAAAACACAGTGTGGCGAAATTAGTCGGTGCCCCTCCAGGTTATGTCGGCTATGACGAGGCTGGGCAATTAACTGAAAAAGTCCGCCGCAATCCCTACTCTCTTATTCTCTTGGATGAAGTAGAGAAAGCCCATCCAGATGTCATGCATATGTTCCTCCAGGTCTTGGACGATGGTCGTTTAACAGATGGACAAGGACGTACCGTTAGCTTCAAGGACGCCATCATCATCATGACTTCAAATGCAGGTACAGGTAAGGCAGAAGCTAGCGTTGGATTTGGTGCTGCTAGAGAAGGACGTACCAACTCTGTTCTTGGTGAACTCGGTAACTTCTTTAGCCCAGAGTTTATGAACCGTTTTGATGGTATTATCGAATTTAAGGCTCTCAGCAAAGATAACCTCCTTCAGATTGTCGAGCTTATGCTTGCAGATGTTAACAAACGTCTTTCTAGCAACAACATTCATTTGGATGTAACCGACAAGGTCAAGGAAAAATTGGTTGACCTTGGTTATGATCCAAAAATGGGAGCACGCCCACTTCGTCGTACTATTCAAGACTATATTGAGGACGCAATCACTGACTACTACCTTGAAAATCCAAGCGAAAAAGACCTCAAGGCAGTGATGACCAGCAAGGGTAACATTCAAATCAAATCTGCCAAAAAAGCTGAAGTAAAGACTTCTGAAAAAGAAGTATAA
- a CDS encoding phosphopentomutase, with amino-acid sequence MSKFNRIHLVVLDSVGIGAAPDANNFVNAGVPDGASDTLGHISKAVGLNVPNMAKIGLGNIPRETPLKTVPAESNPTGYATKLEEVSLGKDTMTGHWEIMGLNITEPFDTFWNGFPEEILTKIEEFSGRKVIREANKPYSGTAVIDDFGPRQMETGELIIYTSADPVLQIAAHEDIIPLDELYRICEYARSITLERPALLGRIIARPYVGEPGNFTRTANRRDLAVSPFAPTVLDKLNEAGIDTYAVGKINDIFNGAGINHDMGHNKSNSHGIDTLLKTMGLAEFEKGFSFTNLVDFDALYGHRRNAHGYRDCLHEFDERLPEIIAAMRENDLLLITADHGNDPTYAGTDHTREYIPLLAYSPAFKGNGLLPVGHFADISATVADNFGVETAMIGESFLGKLV; translated from the coding sequence ATGTCAAAATTTAATCGTATTCACTTGGTGGTACTAGATTCTGTAGGAATCGGTGCTGCACCAGATGCCAATAACTTTGTCAATGCAGGGGTTCCAGATGGAGCTTCTGACACATTAGGACACATTTCAAAAGCAGTTGGTTTGAATGTCCCAAACATGGCTAAAATTGGTCTTGGAAATATTCCTCGAGAAACTCCTCTTAAGACTGTTCCAGCTGAAAGCAATCCAACAGGATATGCAACAAAATTGGAAGAAGTATCTCTTGGTAAGGATACCATGACTGGACACTGGGAAATCATGGGCCTTAACATTACAGAACCTTTCGATACTTTCTGGAATGGATTCCCAGAAGAAATCTTGACAAAAATTGAAGAATTCTCAGGACGCAAGGTCATTCGTGAAGCTAACAAACCTTACTCAGGTACAGCCGTTATCGATGACTTTGGACCACGCCAGATGGAAACTGGGGAGTTGATTATCTATACTTCAGCTGACCCTGTTTTGCAAATTGCTGCCCACGAAGACATCATTCCTCTGGATGAATTGTATCGTATCTGTGAATACGCTCGTTCGATTACCCTTGAGCGCCCAGCCCTTCTAGGTCGCATCATTGCCCGTCCTTATGTAGGTGAACCAGGTAACTTCACTCGTACAGCAAATCGTCGTGACTTGGCCGTATCTCCATTTGCACCAACTGTTTTGGATAAACTCAATGAAGCTGGTATCGATACTTATGCTGTTGGTAAAATCAATGATATCTTTAACGGTGCGGGTATCAACCATGATATGGGACACAATAAGTCAAATAGCCACGGAATTGATACACTCTTGAAGACCATGGGCCTTGCTGAGTTTGAAAAAGGATTCTCCTTCACAAACTTGGTGGACTTTGATGCCCTTTACGGCCACCGTCGTAATGCTCACGGCTACCGTGATTGCTTGCATGAGTTTGATGAACGCTTACCTGAAATTATCGCAGCCATGAGAGAGAACGACCTTCTCTTGATTACTGCGGACCATGGAAATGACCCAACGTATGCAGGAACAGACCACACTCGTGAATATATTCCATTGTTGGCCTACAGCCCTGCCTTTAAAGGGAACGGTTTGCTACCAGTCGGACATTTTGCAGATATCTCAGCGACAGTTGCGGATAACTTTGGTGTTGAAACTGCCATGATTGGGGAAAGTTTCTTAGGTAAATTGGTATAA
- a CDS encoding bifunctional methylenetetrahydrofolate dehydrogenase/methenyltetrahydrofolate cyclohydrolase, which translates to MTQIIDGKALAAKLQGQLAEKTKRLKEETGLVPGLVVILVGDNPASQVYVRNKERSALAAGFRSEVVRVPDTITQEELLDLIAKYNQDSAWHGILVQLPLPKHIDEEAVLLAIDPEKDVDGFHPLNMGRLWSGHPVMIPSTPAGIIEMFHEYGIELEGKNAVVIGRSNIVGKPMAQLLVAKNATVTLTHSRTHNLAKVAAKADILVVAIGRAKFVTANFVKPGAVVIDVGMNRDENGKLCGDVDYEAVAPLASHITPVPGGVGPMTITMLMEQTYQAAIRTLDRK; encoded by the coding sequence ATGACACAGATTATTGATGGGAAGGCTCTAGCAGCTAAGTTACAAGGACAGCTGGCTGAAAAGACTAAAAGATTAAAGGAAGAAACGGGGCTAGTACCTGGTTTGGTAGTGATTTTGGTTGGGGACAACCCTGCCAGCCAAGTCTACGTTCGTAACAAGGAGAGGTCAGCCCTTGCGGCTGGATTCCGTAGTGAAGTTGTGCGAGTTCCAGATACCATTACTCAAGAGGAATTGTTAGACTTGATTGCCAAATACAATCAAGATTCAGCTTGGCATGGGATATTGGTCCAGTTACCATTACCAAAACATATTGATGAAGAAGCAGTTTTGTTGGCCATTGACCCAGAAAAGGATGTGGATGGTTTCCATCCCTTAAACATGGGACGCCTCTGGTCTGGTCATCCAGTCATGATTCCTTCTACGCCTGCAGGAATTATAGAAATGTTTCATGAATATGGGATTGAATTAGAAGGTAAAAATGCGGTTGTTATCGGTCGTTCCAATATCGTTGGAAAACCCATGGCTCAGCTTCTTGTGGCCAAGAATGCAACAGTGACCTTGACTCACTCACGGACTCATAATCTTGCCAAGGTGGCTGCTAAAGCAGATATTCTGGTTGTTGCAATCGGTCGTGCCAAGTTTGTAACTGCTAACTTTGTCAAACCAGGTGCGGTTGTCATTGACGTTGGGATGAATCGCGATGAAAATGGTAAGCTTTGTGGAGATGTGGATTATGAAGCGGTTGCCCCACTTGCTAGCCATATCACGCCAGTCCCTGGAGGTGTCGGTCCTATGACCATTACCATGCTGATGGAGCAAACTTATCAGGCAGCGATTCGGACATTGGATAGAAAATAA